One part of the Vicia villosa cultivar HV-30 ecotype Madison, WI linkage group LG6, Vvil1.0, whole genome shotgun sequence genome encodes these proteins:
- the LOC131610352 gene encoding calcium-dependent protein kinase 32-like, whose product MGNCCATPAVTGEDTTNKKTKKPKKENPFAIDYGFNNNKTSSSKLTVLKDPTGREIEARYELGRELGRGEFGVTYLCTDKETGEELACKSISKKKLRTAIDIEDVRREVEIMKHMPPHGNIVTLKDTYEDDNAVHLVMELCEGGELFDRIVARGHYTERAAAAVTKTIVEVVQMCHKHGVMHRDLKPENFLFANKKETAPLKAIDFGLSVFFKPGERFNEIVGSPYYMAPEVLKRNYGPEVDIWSAGVILYILLCGVPPFWAETEQGVAQAIIRSVVDFKRDPWPKVSDNAKDLVKKMLNPDPKRRLTAQEVLDHPWLVHAKKASNVSLGETVRARLKQFSVMNKLKKRALRVIAEHLSVEEAAGLKEGFKLMDTSNKGKINIDELRIGLHKLGHQIPDADVQILMEAGDVDRDGYLDYGEYVAISVHLRKMGNDEHLHKAFDFFDQNQTGYIEIDELRNALSDEIEDTNSEEVISAIMHDVDTDKDGKISYEEFANMMKAGTDWRKASRQYSRERFNSLSLKLMKDGSLQLNNEKQ is encoded by the exons ATGGGAAATTGCTGTGCTACCCCTGCTGTAACAGGCGAAGACACAACCAACAAGAAAACCAAAAAGCCCAAAAAGGAGAACCCCTTCGCCATCGACTAcggtttcaacaacaacaaaacctcAAGCTCAAAACTCACCGTTTTGAAGGATCCAACCGGGCGCGAAATCGAAGCGCGTTACGAGCTCGGTCGAGAGCTCGGCCGAGGTGAATTCGGCGTGACGTATCTTTGTACAGACAAGGAAACCGGAGAGGAGCTAGCGTGTAAGTCGATTTCGAAGAAGAAGCTTAGAACTGCTATTGATATTGAGGATGTTAGGAGGGAAGTTGAAATCATGAAGCATATGCCGCCGCATGGTAATATTGTTACGTTGAAGGATACTTATGAGGATGATAATGCTGTGCATCTTGTTATGGAGCTTTGTGAAGGTGGAGAGCTTTTTGATCGGATTGTTGCCAGGGGGCACTATACTGAACGCGCTGCGGCGGCGGTGACGAAAACTATTGTGGAAGTTGTTCAg ATGTGCCATAAACATGGTGTGATGCATAGAGATCTAAAGCCTGAGAATTTTTTGTTTGCGAATAAGAAGGAAACAGCGCCTTTGAAAGCCATCGATTTTGGTTTGTCGGTGTTCTTTAAACCAG GGGAAAGATTTAATGAGATAGTTGGAAGTCCATATTACATGGCTCCggaggtattgaagagaaattatGGCCCGGAAGTAGATATCTGGAGTGCTGGAGTTATTCTATATATCTTACTTTGTGGTGTCCCTCCATTTTGGGCAG AAACTGAGCAAGGAGTTGCACAAGCAATTATACGATCTGTTGTCGATTTCAAAAGGGACCCATGGCCAAAAGTTTCGGATAATGCAAAAGATCTTGTGAAGAAGATGCTAAATCCTGACCCAAAACGACGACTTACTGCACAAGAAGTGTTGG ATCATCCATGGTTAGTACATGCAAAGAAAGCATCCAACGTTTCGTTAGGAGAAACGGTTAGAGCAAGGTTAAAGCAGTTTTCCGTAATGAACAAGCTAAAGAAAAGAGCTTTAAGG GTTATTGCCGAGCATTTGTCGGTAGAAGAAGCAGCAGGACTAAAAGAGGGATTCAAGCTTATGGATACAAGCAACAAAGGCAAGATCAACATTGATGAACTACGGATAGGATTGCATAAACTCGGCCATCAAATTCCAGATGCCGATGTCCAAATTCTTATGGAAGCT GGTGATGTAGACAGGGATGGGTACCTAGATTATGGGGAGTATGTTGCGATTTCAGTTCATTTGAGAAAGATGGGAAATGATGAACATCTTCACAAAGCCTTTGATTTCTTTGATCAGAACCAAACTGGGTATATTGAGATTGATGAGCTTCGCAATGCATTATCCGACGAAATTGAAGATACAAATAGTGAAGAGGTCATTAGTGCAATTATGCATGACGTGGATACGGATAAG GACGGAAAGATAAGTTATGAAGAGTTCGCGAACATGATGAAGGCCGGGACAGATTGGAGAAAGGCATCAAGGCAGTATTCGCGAGAGAGGTTTAATAGTCTGAGCCTTAAATTGATGAAGGACGGGTCATTACAATTAAACAACGAAAAACAATGA